Genomic segment of Peribacillus frigoritolerans:
TCCGCTCAAGCATGCCATCAATGGCAGCAAAAGAAGTGAATTCCTCATCATAAGCAAGTTCGGCATAGATTTCATCGGAAATCACCAGCAAGTCATGCTTTTTAATGATGTCAGCAAGCATCACTAATTCTTCCTGCCCAAGCTGGGTTCCCGTCGGGTTATTCGGTGAACAGATTAAAACGGCCTTCGTTTTAGGCGTGATCGCCGCTTCGAGTTGTTGGGGAGTCAACTTAAAGTCATCTTCCTTGGATGTTTGGACCGTGACCGGTATCCCCCCTGCCATGGTCACAAGCGGTGCATAGGCGACGAAACAAGGTTCGACGACAATGACTTCTTCACCTGGATTCAAGATGGTCCTCAGGGCAATATCCAGGGCCTGGCTTGCTCCGACCGTGACAATGATTTGATCGTCCGGTCTATACGAAACATGGAACTGCTTCTCCATATATCGGCTGATTTCCGACCTTAATTCAAATAATCCGGCATTTGCCGTATATGAGGTATATCCTTCTTCCAATGAGTTGATCGCCGCTTCCCTTACTGCCCAAGATGTTACAAAATCCGGTTCACCCACACCAAGAGATACGACCCCTTCCAAATTGGCTGCCAAGTCGAAAAAGCGGCGGATGCCTGATGGTTTAAGCTCTGCAATCGTTTTTGAAACATAACTCGTTTTAATCATGGTGACACCACTATCCGCTTATCTTCTTCAGTTTGATCAAAAATGGTGCCATCATGCTTGTATTTTTTCATGATGAAGTGAGTCGTCGTAGAAATGACGGAATCCAGTGTCGAAAGTTTTTCCGAAACGAAGCTTGCCACTTCATTCATCGAACGTCCTTCGACAATGACCGAAAGATCATAAGCCCCTGACATTAAATAAACGGACTGGACTTCTTTGAATTTGTAAATCCTTTTTGCGACATCATCGAAACCGACACCGCGTTTTGGAGTGACTTTTACATCGATCATCGCTGTGACACCATGATATTCATCCACTTTTGCCCAGTTAATGACTGTTAAGTAACGTACAATGACCCGCATATCTTCTAATTTCTTCAATGTTATTTCTATGTCCGCTTCTGATTGATCGGTCATTTTAGCCAAATCCTTCAGATCAATCCGGCTGTTATTTTCAATGATTCTCAAGACTTCCAATTCCTCTTCATTCAAGTGCATTGGAAAACCCCCCTTTTGGAATTCACTAATTTAGATGTGATGGTTCGGCTGGCAGATAGTCTCACGAATTACCTTATTAGACTCTTTTAAAAATCCTATATGACAATATAATTTAATAAGTCCTATGCTGTCAGGATAAACTTACACTATTATATCAAAATTGGTTGGGGACCTGTTATAGTAATTGTATTTTTTCATCGTTATTATTACAATTACTGTTATGCAACAGTATTAAAGGACCTTTTTTGGAATATTCAGGGTAACACAGGTTTGACCAATAACGGAGGAGGAGCTTTTATGGAAAGTCATACAATCAAAGGTGTCGAACGGGTGGGTAATATCGAAATCTATTTTGAATATGACCGAATCGATGATTCCCTCCCCAACCTTGTCCTGCTTCACGGATTTTTGTCATCGAGCTTCAGTTTCCGTAAATTAGTCCCCTATTTAATCAAGGAATACAATGTGATCTCCATAGACCTCCCGCCATTCGGGCAAAGCGGAAAAGATTATCGATATACATATTCATTCCGAAACATCGCTAAATCCGTCGTTATGTTCTTGGAGGGGAAAGGCATCAGGAAATTCAGTATCATTGGCCATTCCATGGGCGGGCAGATTTCCCTGCAGCTCATCAAGTCATATCCTGATCTTGTCGACCATGCCATTCTACTTGCCGGTTCAGGCTATCAGCCCGGCTATTCGGAAAAAATGAAGATGGTCAGTTACCTGCCTTTCTTTTCATACGGGATAAAACGATATCTGCAAAAATCAGGTATCGAAAAGAATTTGAAAAATGTCGTCCATGACCCGGCGATGATTGACGATGAAATGCGACAGGGATATCTAGGACCATTCATAAAGAAGCATGATATTTTCCGGGCATTGGGGAGGATGCTTCGAGATAAGGAAATCGATTTGTTGAAGGAGGACCTTAGTGAAATTCATACACCCTGCCTGCTTATTTGGGGAAGACATGATCGAGTGGTGCCATTGAATATCGGCGAAAGGCTCCATGAAGACCTGCCTAATTCCGAGCTTGTTATCATTGAGGATTCCGGGCACCTTCTTCCAGAGGAGAAACCGGAAGAAGTGTATCAACTAATTAAGGGGTTTATTGGAGTGGCCACCCCAACGTAAACTCACGAGTAAATTGCTGTAATTCGAGAGTAAAAGCACAATTCACGAGTAAATAACCGAAAATCACGAGTAAATGCCTGTAATTCACGAGTAAATCACTGAAAATCACGAGTAAATGCCTGTAATTCACGAGTAAATCACTGAAACTCACGAGTTAATCACTGAAACTCACGAGTAAATCACTGAAACTCACGAGTATATCGCCGAAACTTACGAGTATACTGCACAAACTTACGAGTAAAAGCACAATTCTCCAGTATATCGCCAAAACTCACGAGTAAACTTCACAAACTTACGAGTATACTGCACAAACTTGCGAGTAAAAGCACAATTCACGAGTAAATCGCTGAAACTCACGAGTAAATCACGTAAACTCACGAGTAAACTTCACAAACTCACGAGTATACTGCACAAACTTGCGAGTAAAAGCACAATTCACGAGTATATCGCCGAATCTCACGAGTAAATGACTGTAATTCACGAGGATACTGCACAAACCA
This window contains:
- a CDS encoding aminotransferase, which produces MIKTSYVSKTIAELKPSGIRRFFDLAANLEGVVSLGVGEPDFVTSWAVREAAINSLEEGYTSYTANAGLFELRSEISRYMEKQFHVSYRPDDQIIVTVGASQALDIALRTILNPGEEVIVVEPCFVAYAPLVTMAGGIPVTVQTSKEDDFKLTPQQLEAAITPKTKAVLICSPNNPTGTQLGQEELVMLADIIKKHDLLVISDEIYAELAYDEEFTSFAAIDGMLERTIVINGFSKGFAMTGWRLGFVCAPKEISEAMLKLHQYAMMCAPTVAQHAALEALKNGMQDVEEMRRSYRRRRNYIVKSFNDMGLDCHNPGGAFYAFPSIEKTGMTSMEFAEKLLTEELVAVVPGDVFGESGEGHIRCSYASSMEQLQEALRRMERFMKNHCQ
- a CDS encoding Lrp/AsnC family transcriptional regulator, whose product is MHLNEEELEVLRIIENNSRIDLKDLAKMTDQSEADIEITLKKLEDMRVIVRYLTVINWAKVDEYHGVTAMIDVKVTPKRGVGFDDVAKRIYKFKEVQSVYLMSGAYDLSVIVEGRSMNEVASFVSEKLSTLDSVISTTTHFIMKKYKHDGTIFDQTEEDKRIVVSP
- a CDS encoding alpha/beta fold hydrolase — protein: MESHTIKGVERVGNIEIYFEYDRIDDSLPNLVLLHGFLSSSFSFRKLVPYLIKEYNVISIDLPPFGQSGKDYRYTYSFRNIAKSVVMFLEGKGIRKFSIIGHSMGGQISLQLIKSYPDLVDHAILLAGSGYQPGYSEKMKMVSYLPFFSYGIKRYLQKSGIEKNLKNVVHDPAMIDDEMRQGYLGPFIKKHDIFRALGRMLRDKEIDLLKEDLSEIHTPCLLIWGRHDRVVPLNIGERLHEDLPNSELVIIEDSGHLLPEEKPEEVYQLIKGFIGVATPT